From Paenibacillus graminis, a single genomic window includes:
- the guaB gene encoding IMP dehydrogenase, whose amino-acid sequence MWEDKFGKEGLTFDDVLLVPRKSEVLPKEVDLSTVLSKNVKLNIPLMSAGMDTVTEAAMAIAIAREGGIGIIHKNMSVEQQAEEVDRVKRSESGVITNPFSLTPDHWVSDAEILMGKYRISGVPIVDEGNKLVGILTNRDLRFIHDFNIQIKDVMTHENLVTAAVGTTLQEAEVILQRHKIEKLPLVDENNILKGLITIKDIEKAIQFPNGAKDAQGRLLVGAAIGISKDTFERTEALIKAGVDLITVDSAHGHHINIIDAVRKLRKLYPDLTIVAGNVATGDATRELIEAGASVVKVGIGPGSICTTRVIAGIGVPQITAIYDCATVAREYGIPIIADGGIKYSGEITKAIAAGASAVMMGSLFAGTEESPGESEIYQGRKFKVYRGMGSMSAMKQGSKDRYFQDDDKKLVPEGIEGRVAFKGSLSDTVHQLLGGLRSGMGYCGTKTLTELRNDTSFIRITGAGLRESHPHDVQITKEAPNYSL is encoded by the coding sequence GTGTGGGAAGATAAGTTTGGCAAAGAAGGATTAACTTTTGACGATGTGCTGCTGGTGCCGCGTAAATCTGAGGTGCTGCCAAAGGAAGTTGATTTGTCTACGGTATTGAGCAAGAATGTGAAGCTGAACATTCCTTTGATGAGCGCGGGTATGGATACGGTCACTGAAGCAGCCATGGCGATCGCCATTGCCCGTGAGGGCGGCATCGGCATTATTCATAAGAATATGTCCGTGGAGCAGCAGGCGGAAGAGGTAGACCGTGTGAAGCGCTCCGAAAGTGGCGTTATCACGAATCCTTTTTCTCTTACTCCAGACCACTGGGTGTCCGACGCAGAAATCCTGATGGGCAAATACCGTATTTCCGGTGTGCCTATCGTAGATGAAGGCAACAAATTGGTTGGAATTTTGACCAATAGGGATTTGCGCTTTATTCATGACTTCAATATCCAGATCAAAGATGTAATGACGCATGAGAATCTGGTAACAGCTGCTGTGGGCACTACGCTTCAGGAAGCTGAAGTTATCCTGCAGCGCCATAAGATTGAGAAACTGCCCCTGGTGGATGAGAACAACATTCTTAAGGGTCTGATTACCATAAAAGATATCGAAAAAGCCATCCAATTCCCGAATGGTGCTAAGGATGCGCAGGGCCGGCTGCTCGTAGGCGCAGCAATTGGCATATCCAAGGATACATTTGAACGGACAGAAGCTTTGATCAAAGCCGGGGTCGATCTTATTACTGTAGACTCTGCCCATGGCCATCATATCAATATCATTGATGCTGTCCGCAAATTGCGCAAGCTGTATCCGGATCTTACCATTGTAGCCGGCAATGTAGCTACTGGGGATGCTACCCGTGAGCTGATTGAAGCCGGAGCTTCAGTGGTCAAGGTTGGGATTGGACCTGGGTCGATCTGTACCACTCGTGTAATTGCCGGTATTGGTGTGCCTCAAATTACAGCCATTTATGATTGTGCGACGGTAGCCCGTGAATACGGTATTCCTATTATTGCAGACGGCGGAATTAAATACTCCGGAGAAATTACCAAGGCTATTGCCGCAGGAGCATCTGCTGTCATGATGGGCAGTCTGTTCGCTGGCACAGAGGAAAGCCCTGGGGAATCCGAAATTTACCAGGGACGTAAATTCAAAGTCTATCGTGGCATGGGCAGTATGAGTGCCATGAAGCAAGGCAGTAAAGACCGTTACTTTCAGGATGATGATAAGAAGCTGGTTCCTGAAGGTATTGAAGGCCGTGTAGCTTTCAAAGGATCGCTTTCGGATACGGTTCATCAGCTTCTAGGCGGACTTCGTTCGGGTATGGGATATTGCGGAACCAAGACACTGACGGAGCTTCGTAATGACACTTCCTTTATCCGGATTACCGGAGCCGGTCTGCGCGAGAGTCATCCGCATGACGTACAAATTACTAAGGAAGCTCCTAACTACTCCCTATAG
- a CDS encoding D-alanyl-D-alanine carboxypeptidase family protein, whose product MKHKYKFSGKQFVIKTATVGLLLNMLASPVNSALADAVKTPATTESGTAAANKATAKATAVKIPSVESLGLNLKSAVLLEPTTGEVLLSLNADVPLPPASMTKMMTEYLVTEAVNKGQLSWDQKVVVQENASKQIGSRIFLAQGDEHTVKELYIAMAVGSANDATVALAEEVAGSEQEFVALMNETAQKMGMKTAYFINSTGLNRADMPAKFQPDTDRETVMSAMDAAILAKHIVTDHPDFTDFTTIQSYKFRERDKAPMVNYNWMLESNKNVTNFKAYAYPGLDGLKTGHTNNAGNCFTGTAVRDGMRLISVVMGADSEPHRFTETKKVLDFGFNNFEVKQVVAPKAVIAGNETVPVLKGKNKSVPIVTDAGVTFIVPKGTASPQIKTAVVINDPATLVAPIAGASKVGKVTYSYQVEGITQVQEKTVNLITAEEAEKAGWFKLLMRAIGEFFGDLFKGIKNLF is encoded by the coding sequence TTGAAACACAAGTATAAATTCAGCGGTAAGCAATTTGTAATTAAGACAGCGACAGTAGGTCTGCTTTTAAATATGCTAGCTTCTCCCGTAAATTCGGCGCTGGCTGATGCGGTGAAGACACCAGCAACTACAGAATCAGGCACAGCAGCTGCCAATAAAGCAACGGCCAAAGCAACGGCAGTCAAGATTCCTTCGGTGGAATCGTTGGGATTGAACCTGAAATCTGCAGTTCTGCTGGAACCTACTACCGGGGAGGTGCTCTTGTCGCTAAATGCAGATGTGCCCCTGCCTCCGGCGAGCATGACCAAAATGATGACCGAGTACCTCGTTACAGAAGCCGTTAACAAAGGCCAGTTATCCTGGGATCAGAAAGTCGTGGTGCAGGAGAATGCGTCCAAGCAGATTGGCTCGCGTATTTTTCTGGCACAAGGTGACGAACACACAGTCAAAGAGCTATACATAGCCATGGCAGTAGGCTCTGCAAATGATGCTACGGTAGCTTTGGCAGAAGAGGTTGCTGGATCTGAACAGGAGTTCGTCGCTCTGATGAACGAAACTGCACAGAAGATGGGGATGAAGACGGCTTATTTCATTAATTCCACCGGTCTGAACCGGGCGGATATGCCGGCAAAATTCCAGCCTGACACTGATCGTGAAACGGTAATGTCCGCTATGGATGCAGCAATTCTCGCCAAACATATAGTCACCGACCATCCGGATTTCACAGATTTTACGACCATTCAGTCCTACAAATTCCGCGAGCGCGATAAAGCGCCGATGGTTAACTATAACTGGATGCTGGAATCGAACAAGAATGTTACCAACTTCAAGGCCTATGCTTATCCGGGGCTTGATGGTCTGAAGACCGGGCATACTAATAATGCTGGCAACTGCTTCACCGGTACGGCTGTACGGGATGGCATGCGGCTGATTAGTGTTGTAATGGGGGCAGATTCGGAACCACACCGGTTCACGGAAACGAAGAAGGTACTTGATTTTGGCTTCAATAATTTTGAGGTTAAGCAGGTTGTAGCTCCTAAAGCCGTCATTGCAGGCAACGAAACCGTTCCTGTATTAAAAGGCAAAAACAAAAGTGTCCCCATTGTGACAGATGCTGGCGTTACTTTTATCGTGCCTAAGGGAACTGCATCCCCACAGATCAAAACTGCTGTAGTTATTAATGATCCAGCTACCTTGGTTGCACCGATTGCCGGAGCCAGCAAGGTCGGTAAAGTGACGTATTCCTACCAGGTCGAAGGTATTACTCAAGTTCAAGAGAAGACCGTCAACCTGATTACGGCTGAAGAAGCGGAGAAGGCAGGCTGGTTCAAGCTGCTGATGAGAGCAATTGGAGAGTTTTTTGGCGATCTGTTTAAAGGAATTAAGAACCTGTTCTAA
- the pdxS gene encoding pyridoxal 5'-phosphate synthase lyase subunit PdxS, translated as METGTSRVKRGMAEMQKGGVIMDVMNAEQAKIAEAAGAVAVMALERVPSDIRAAGGVARMADPTIVEEVIKVVSIPVMAKARIGHYVEAKVLESLGVDYLDESEVLTPADEVFHINKREFTVPFVCGAKDLGEALRRINEGASMIRTKGEPGTGNIVEAVRHMRYINSQIRKVTNLSLDELYNEAKTLGVPYELLLEVHELGKLPVVNFAAGGVATPADAALMMHLGADGVFVGSGIFKSDNPEKFARAIVEATTHFTDYKLIAEVSKNLGTPMKGIDIASLSPAERMSERGR; from the coding sequence ATGGAAACAGGAACATCGCGAGTAAAAAGAGGCATGGCAGAAATGCAAAAAGGCGGCGTCATTATGGACGTCATGAATGCAGAACAGGCAAAAATTGCTGAGGCTGCGGGAGCAGTAGCCGTTATGGCGCTGGAGCGCGTCCCTTCTGATATTCGCGCAGCAGGCGGTGTGGCCCGGATGGCCGACCCTACCATTGTGGAAGAGGTTATCAAGGTAGTTAGCATCCCCGTGATGGCCAAAGCCCGTATCGGACATTATGTAGAAGCGAAGGTTCTGGAGTCCCTGGGCGTGGATTATTTGGATGAGAGTGAAGTGCTGACTCCCGCTGATGAGGTGTTCCATATTAACAAGCGTGAATTTACTGTTCCGTTTGTATGTGGAGCCAAAGATCTGGGTGAAGCACTGCGCCGTATCAATGAAGGTGCATCCATGATCCGTACCAAAGGCGAGCCGGGAACCGGCAACATTGTTGAAGCTGTACGCCATATGCGTTATATTAACAGCCAGATCCGTAAAGTAACCAATCTTTCATTGGACGAGCTCTATAATGAAGCCAAGACACTTGGTGTTCCTTACGAACTGCTGCTTGAAGTTCATGAACTGGGTAAACTGCCGGTAGTTAACTTTGCTGCAGGCGGTGTGGCAACTCCGGCTGATGCTGCTTTAATGATGCATCTGGGAGCCGATGGTGTTTTTGTGGGCTCCGGTATTTTCAAATCCGATAATCCAGAGAAGTTTGCCCGCGCAATCGTGGAGGCTACTACTCACTTTACGGACTATAAATTGATTGCTGAAGTATCCAAGAACCTCGGCACCCCGATGAAGGGGATCGATATTGCCTCACTGTCGCCGGCAGAACGCATGTCGGAACGCGGCCGTTAA
- the pdxT gene encoding pyridoxal 5'-phosphate synthase glutaminase subunit PdxT has protein sequence MKIGVLALQGAVTEHIVSIEKTGAQGLPIKRVEQLEEIKGLIIPGGESTTIGKLMRKYGFIEAIRDFAGQGKPVFGTCAGMIVLAKRIDGGEPAHLELMDITVARNAFGRQRESFECDLEVKGISEPVRAVFIRAPLIKEVGPEVDVLTVYKGEIVTARQGNLLVSSFHPELTDDYRLHQYFADMVEYSVAANQ, from the coding sequence ATGAAGATAGGGGTGCTGGCGCTTCAAGGCGCAGTAACAGAGCATATTGTTAGTATAGAGAAGACCGGGGCACAAGGTCTGCCAATTAAACGTGTAGAGCAGTTGGAAGAGATCAAGGGACTGATCATTCCGGGCGGTGAGAGCACGACGATTGGCAAGCTCATGCGCAAATATGGCTTTATTGAAGCGATCCGTGATTTTGCTGGCCAGGGCAAGCCTGTTTTTGGGACATGCGCCGGAATGATCGTACTGGCTAAGCGTATTGATGGCGGCGAGCCCGCGCATTTGGAACTGATGGACATTACAGTTGCCCGGAATGCCTTTGGACGCCAGCGTGAAAGCTTTGAATGTGATTTGGAAGTTAAAGGGATCAGTGAGCCGGTTCGTGCTGTCTTTATTCGTGCTCCGCTCATTAAAGAGGTTGGGCCGGAAGTTGATGTACTCACGGTCTATAAGGGTGAGATTGTGACTGCCCGCCAGGGTAATTTGCTCGTATCCTCTTTTCATCCGGAGTTGACAGATGATTATAGGCTGCACCAATACTTTGCCGATATGGTGGAGTATAGCGTAGCAGCCAATCAATAG
- the serS gene encoding serine--tRNA ligase, with protein sequence MLDVKILRSDYARVEEALNKRGKSLDLIAGFPQLDLRRRELLQETEGLKNRRNTVSGEVAKKKKNGEPADDLIAEMRTVSDRIKELDDEVRVLETRIEELTMSIPNIPHESVPVGKSEEENVEIRRWSQPREFGFTPKSHWELAQQLDIIDFEAAAKVTGSRFAFYKGLGARLERAIINFMMDLHSGEHNYEEMLPPYIVNKDSLYGTGQLPKFEEDLFKLRDTEYYLIPTAEVPVTNYYREEILTAADLPKYHVAYSSCFRSEAGSAGRDTRGLIRQHQFNKVELVKLTTPETSYAELEKMTADAERVLQLLELPYRVLGLCTGDMGFTSAKTYDLEVWLPESGMYREISSCSNTEDFQARRANIRFRKEPKAKPEFVHTLNGSALAVGRTVAAILENYQQEDGTVLIPTVLQPYMRNVKVISPKASQ encoded by the coding sequence GTGCTAGATGTAAAAATATTGCGCAGTGATTATGCCAGAGTAGAAGAAGCATTGAATAAAAGAGGTAAATCGCTTGATTTGATTGCCGGATTCCCACAGCTGGATCTGCGCCGCCGTGAGCTGCTGCAAGAGACTGAGGGGCTGAAGAACCGCCGTAATACTGTATCTGGTGAAGTGGCGAAAAAGAAGAAAAACGGCGAACCTGCGGATGATTTAATAGCTGAGATGCGCACCGTGTCTGACCGGATTAAAGAGTTGGATGATGAAGTAAGAGTACTGGAGACCCGGATTGAGGAATTAACCATGAGCATTCCTAATATCCCGCATGAATCGGTACCCGTAGGCAAGTCCGAGGAAGAGAATGTGGAAATCCGCCGGTGGTCGCAGCCGCGTGAATTTGGGTTTACGCCGAAGTCGCATTGGGAGCTGGCGCAGCAGCTGGACATCATTGACTTTGAAGCCGCTGCCAAGGTTACAGGCTCTCGGTTTGCTTTTTACAAAGGACTGGGAGCACGTCTTGAACGTGCAATTATCAACTTCATGATGGATCTTCACAGCGGAGAACATAACTATGAGGAGATGCTGCCGCCTTATATTGTTAATAAGGACAGCCTATACGGTACCGGCCAGCTTCCTAAGTTCGAGGAGGATCTCTTCAAGCTGCGGGATACCGAATATTATCTGATACCTACTGCTGAGGTTCCAGTAACGAATTACTACCGCGAGGAAATTCTGACGGCTGCAGATCTGCCGAAGTATCATGTGGCCTACAGCTCCTGTTTCCGTTCTGAAGCAGGCTCGGCCGGACGTGACACGCGCGGGCTGATTCGCCAGCACCAGTTCAACAAAGTGGAGCTGGTAAAGCTCACCACTCCTGAGACCTCATATGCGGAACTTGAAAAGATGACGGCGGACGCTGAACGTGTGCTGCAGCTCCTGGAACTGCCATATCGCGTACTGGGCCTTTGTACGGGCGATATGGGCTTCACTTCTGCTAAGACTTACGATCTTGAGGTGTGGCTTCCAGAGAGCGGCATGTACCGTGAAATCTCCTCCTGCTCGAATACAGAGGACTTCCAGGCGAGACGGGCCAACATTCGCTTCCGCAAGGAGCCTAAAGCTAAGCCTGAATTTGTCCATACACTGAATGGCTCCGCGCTTGCCGTTGGCCGTACCGTAGCCGCTATTCTGGAGAATTATCAGCAGGAAGATGGCACAGTGCTGATTCCGACAGTACTGCAGCCGTATATGCGGAATGTGAAAGTGATCAGTCCAAAAGCTTCTCAATAA
- a CDS encoding LysR family transcriptional regulator translates to MLNHLSLPIPFFEEDPFDDRHFILLIPEKKTFDPSPLLRIILNIKNNVVKLKYFVNYINHFYILRRYSMYFPGIEAFLAIVRTGSISKAAELLHLSQATVSYRLKSLEQEMGCLLVERRKGAPKISLTPKGENFFSIAERWDALWRETQILQASGSQLSLAISAAESISHFVLPPIYRMLNQHTPSIRLQIRTQHTQEAFDSIERREMDVAFVVREIVSPSVTVKPFFTEEMVLLRLAVPGRQAGDTIEMDELAAQDEVLINWNREFQFRHDQWWDPLCPSRVHLDTAGLITTFLKDARQWTIVPASIGAHMMRMGDFVLQKLSVSLPPRICYKVTHKFPNQALHEPLRILDNYLQDIFGIQ, encoded by the coding sequence TTGCTAAACCACCTTTCATTACCTATACCATTCTTCGAAGAAGACCCGTTTGATGATCGTCATTTTATCCTTCTAATTCCAGAGAAAAAAACATTTGACCCCTCGCCTTTATTAAGGATAATTTTAAACATAAAGAATAATGTTGTAAAACTCAAATATTTTGTGAACTATATTAATCATTTCTATATATTGAGGAGGTATTCTATGTATTTTCCTGGGATCGAAGCGTTTTTAGCTATTGTACGGACCGGGAGTATAAGCAAAGCGGCCGAATTGCTGCACCTGTCACAAGCTACGGTGAGCTATCGGTTAAAGTCATTGGAACAGGAAATGGGTTGCCTTTTGGTCGAGCGGAGGAAAGGGGCACCCAAAATCAGTCTGACCCCAAAAGGGGAAAACTTTTTTAGCATTGCGGAAAGATGGGATGCTCTCTGGAGGGAAACACAAATCTTACAGGCTAGCGGTTCGCAGTTAAGTCTGGCAATAAGCGCTGCCGAAAGTATAAGTCACTTTGTTTTGCCTCCTATATATAGAATGCTTAATCAGCATACCCCGTCCATCCGACTGCAAATTCGTACGCAGCATACTCAGGAAGCTTTTGATAGTATTGAGCGGCGCGAGATGGATGTGGCGTTTGTGGTGCGAGAAATCGTGTCGCCTAGTGTCACTGTTAAACCGTTTTTTACTGAAGAAATGGTGCTGTTGCGCCTGGCTGTGCCGGGACGGCAGGCCGGAGATACTATTGAAATGGATGAGTTGGCGGCGCAAGACGAAGTCCTCATAAATTGGAATAGAGAGTTTCAATTCAGACATGACCAGTGGTGGGACCCTCTTTGCCCGTCCCGTGTTCATCTGGACACAGCGGGACTCATCACCACTTTTTTGAAGGACGCCAGACAATGGACGATAGTTCCCGCCTCGATTGGCGCACATATGATGCGCATGGGAGATTTTGTTCTTCAGAAACTATCGGTATCGCTGCCTCCAAGAATATGCTATAAGGTAACTCATAAGTTTCCAAACCAAGCTTTACACGAACCCCTTCGTATTCTTGATAACTATCTGCAAGATATATTTGGAATACAATGA
- a CDS encoding NAD(P)-dependent oxidoreductase, which produces MKVLIVGYFSETSKSNIVRYFPQDWKVVIVPPGKEMLHHIEDCQVIIPEHIKVDHSLLSIAKKLKLVQTGAGFDNVDVPACTQLGIWVANAAGVNAQAVAEHVMALMLSYYKNIPFLDTFMKNRLDENQLDYTGSELKGKTVGIIGLGAIGKKVAAFCRVFDMNVLAYARNAHVPSDGFVKMTDFDTLVSTSDIISVHVPLNQQTKQLISKATFEKMKSTALFINTARGGIVNERDLIDALKNGDISGACLDVFETEPLPIDSELRNMGNVILTPHTAGMPDGRKFHKKRYDFFINNIKRVENGEEPESRLNQLL; this is translated from the coding sequence ATGAAGGTTCTCATAGTTGGTTATTTTAGCGAAACCTCGAAATCAAATATTGTAAGATATTTTCCTCAAGACTGGAAGGTTGTAATTGTCCCGCCCGGAAAAGAAATGCTGCATCATATTGAAGATTGCCAGGTAATCATCCCTGAACATATTAAAGTGGATCACAGTCTGCTTTCTATCGCAAAGAAATTAAAATTGGTCCAGACGGGTGCAGGATTTGATAATGTAGATGTCCCTGCCTGTACACAGCTCGGCATTTGGGTGGCCAATGCTGCAGGAGTAAATGCACAGGCAGTGGCCGAGCACGTAATGGCACTGATGTTGTCTTATTATAAAAACATACCGTTTCTTGATACTTTCATGAAAAACAGGTTGGATGAAAATCAATTGGACTATACAGGGAGTGAATTAAAAGGCAAAACGGTTGGGATTATCGGTTTGGGAGCTATCGGAAAAAAAGTAGCTGCGTTTTGCAGGGTTTTTGATATGAATGTGCTGGCTTATGCGAGAAATGCTCATGTACCATCGGACGGTTTTGTGAAAATGACGGATTTTGATACTCTTGTAAGCACATCGGACATAATCAGTGTACATGTACCCTTGAATCAGCAAACCAAACAACTGATCAGCAAAGCGACATTCGAGAAAATGAAGAGTACCGCTCTTTTTATCAATACAGCCCGCGGCGGGATTGTCAACGAAAGAGACTTGATTGATGCATTAAAAAATGGGGATATTTCAGGCGCATGCCTGGATGTGTTTGAAACTGAACCGCTTCCTATTGACAGTGAGCTCCGGAATATGGGTAATGTAATACTTACTCCCCATACAGCAGGAATGCCTGATGGCCGAAAATTTCATAAAAAAAGATATGATTTCTTTATAAACAATATAAAACGTGTAGAAAATGGTGAAGAGCCTGAAAGCAGGCTCAATCAGTTATTATAG
- a CDS encoding small acid-soluble spore protein P: protein MSKPKSMPAPGSEDNHQERRKEHKSSGPEPLSGSKKVKQANHVDHHNRQG from the coding sequence ATGAGCAAACCCAAAAGCATGCCTGCACCAGGTTCGGAAGATAACCATCAGGAACGCCGGAAGGAACATAAGTCCTCCGGTCCTGAACCGCTTTCCGGCTCCAAAAAGGTTAAGCAGGCTAACCATGTAGACCATCATAACCGCCAAGGCTGA
- a CDS encoding DUF6612 family protein, which translates to MKRKWGLSAAALLLTAAVILPGCANKEQAPKEALKSAAIKATTLNSYEMKSKLVINNLAIDAPANGESDSSTAQVLSMLKNADITIDGVYQADPMQTEMTMVLNLKGDMTMSFTIPMVMTTEKVYIKIPSIPFLPLPETVVGKFVELDLKKLAEQGGTEWNPGALDTQKMQKLSNEVLNTLMGEYDDKTYFKNIKPKDAALPEGVEAEQVVQFNVTNDNVKEALTILVNNALPKIIDIVSKPEYKDMLKIDDADLAKAKEELKSSEARAEFDKDLADLGKYLTINKFNVNTAINKDDFPVYQDLLMDIKVNNPDKGENVSLSLTASNQYSKINEKQTFTIGIPQGDDVITMDELQQEFGSIGSSY; encoded by the coding sequence ATGAAGAGAAAATGGGGGTTGTCCGCTGCCGCACTGCTGCTAACTGCTGCAGTAATTTTACCCGGCTGCGCCAACAAGGAGCAAGCGCCTAAGGAGGCACTGAAATCTGCTGCGATCAAAGCGACTACTCTGAACTCGTATGAGATGAAGAGTAAGCTGGTGATTAATAATCTGGCTATAGATGCGCCAGCAAACGGTGAGTCAGATAGCTCAACAGCGCAGGTGCTCAGTATGCTGAAAAACGCCGATATCACTATTGACGGTGTCTATCAGGCAGATCCAATGCAGACCGAAATGACGATGGTACTCAATCTGAAGGGTGATATGACGATGTCCTTCACGATTCCAATGGTCATGACCACGGAGAAGGTATATATCAAAATACCGTCAATCCCATTCCTGCCGCTTCCGGAAACAGTGGTCGGCAAGTTCGTAGAGCTTGATCTGAAAAAACTGGCTGAGCAGGGAGGAACCGAATGGAACCCTGGCGCTCTTGATACTCAGAAGATGCAGAAGCTTTCCAATGAGGTGCTTAACACATTGATGGGCGAGTATGATGATAAAACATACTTCAAGAACATTAAGCCGAAAGACGCCGCTTTGCCTGAGGGTGTAGAAGCAGAGCAGGTGGTTCAGTTCAACGTAACCAATGATAACGTCAAAGAGGCGCTTACGATTCTTGTGAATAATGCTTTGCCGAAGATTATCGATATCGTGAGCAAGCCGGAATATAAGGATATGCTGAAAATTGACGATGCCGACCTGGCTAAAGCCAAAGAAGAGCTGAAGTCCAGTGAAGCCCGTGCAGAATTCGACAAGGACTTGGCTGATTTAGGAAAATATCTGACCATCAACAAATTCAATGTGAATACAGCGATCAACAAGGACGATTTTCCGGTGTATCAGGATCTCCTGATGGACATTAAGGTGAACAATCCAGACAAGGGCGAGAATGTCAGCTTGTCCTTAACCGCCAGCAATCAATACAGTAAAATCAATGAAAAGCAGACCTTCACCATTGGCATTCCTCAGGGAGACGATGTCATTACCATGGATGAGCTGCAGCAGGAATTTGGAAGCATCGGCAGCTCCTACTAA
- a CDS encoding GNAT family N-acetyltransferase — MNHKLYDTSHGIYISLLQIQDADVLLQLRLRNKEHHQPFEPLRDDDYFTRESQQRLLAQRVEDSLEDRAYMFGIFLLDGMLIGQITISNVVRGVGQFADIGYFIDYALQGKGYTSAAVGLILKFAFRSLGLHRVQAAILLHNHGSRRVLEKNGFLAEGIARRFIKINGQWQDHRTYAILADDVQPQE; from the coding sequence ATGAATCACAAGTTATATGACACATCACATGGCATTTATATTTCTCTGCTGCAGATCCAGGATGCTGATGTACTCCTCCAGCTGCGTCTGCGCAATAAAGAACACCATCAACCCTTTGAACCGCTGCGCGACGACGATTACTTTACACGGGAGAGCCAGCAGCGGCTCCTTGCTCAGCGTGTAGAGGACTCTCTGGAAGACCGGGCGTACATGTTCGGTATATTTTTACTTGATGGCATGCTGATTGGACAGATCACGATCTCTAATGTAGTACGTGGGGTTGGACAGTTTGCGGATATAGGCTATTTCATTGATTACGCACTGCAGGGAAAAGGATATACAAGCGCAGCCGTAGGCCTTATCCTGAAGTTTGCCTTCCGTTCCCTTGGCCTGCATAGAGTGCAAGCCGCCATTCTGCTTCATAATCACGGCTCCCGCCGGGTCTTGGAGAAGAACGGGTTCCTGGCTGAGGGCATAGCCCGCCGTTTTATTAAAATTAATGGACAATGGCAGGACCACCGCACTTACGCTATTCTAGCCGATGATGTCCAGCCACAGGAGTAA
- the tadA gene encoding tRNA adenosine(34) deaminase TadA, whose protein sequence is MNSINNELSSEELAVHEYWMKKAIEEARKAEALGEVPIGAVVVRDGEIIGRGYNLRETTMDSTAHAEMVAIREASALLGSWRLLDCCLYVTLEPCPMCAGAMVQSRVPLTVFGTPDPKAGCAGTLMNLLEEPRFNHRTEVIQGILQQECAELLTTFFRQLRKKSSK, encoded by the coding sequence TTGAATAGTATAAACAATGAACTGTCCTCTGAGGAATTGGCGGTTCATGAATATTGGATGAAAAAAGCGATTGAGGAGGCCCGCAAAGCGGAAGCTTTAGGCGAGGTTCCCATAGGAGCCGTAGTTGTCCGTGATGGGGAAATTATCGGCCGCGGCTATAACCTGCGGGAGACAACGATGGATTCCACCGCCCATGCAGAGATGGTGGCGATTCGCGAAGCCAGTGCACTGCTTGGTTCGTGGCGCCTCCTGGACTGTTGCCTATATGTTACATTGGAGCCCTGCCCTATGTGTGCGGGAGCCATGGTCCAGTCCAGAGTGCCGCTTACCGTATTCGGCACCCCGGATCCCAAAGCCGGCTGTGCAGGTACGCTCATGAATCTTCTGGAGGAGCCGCGCTTTAATCACCGCACTGAGGTCATTCAGGGCATACTGCAGCAGGAATGCGCTGAACTGTTGACCACTTTTTTCCGGCAGCTGCGCAAGAAATCTTCAAAGTAA